One Magnetococcales bacterium genomic window, TGCAAAAGACGGTTTGGCCTATGCCCACCGCAAAGGGGTCAAGGCCAACGTGGTGCTGAATACCTATCCCGAGGCCCGCAATCCGGAACTCTGGTATCAGACGGTGGACCTGGCCGCCAAGCTGAAGGCGGACGCCATCATCCTGGCCAATCTCGCCCTGGTGCAGTATGCCCACGAGCGCCATCCGCAACTGCCGATCCATCTCTCGGTGCAGGCCTCGGCCAGCAACTACGAAGCCATCAACTTC contains:
- a CDS encoding U32 family peptidase translates to MAKVEVLAPAGNLPSLKAAVDNGADAVYFGFGNATNARNFEGLNFSLQDAKDGLAYAHRKGVKANVVLNTYPEARNPELWYQTVDLAAKLKADAIILANLALVQYAHERHPQLPIHLSVQASASNYEAINF